The following are encoded together in the Microcaecilia unicolor chromosome 12, aMicUni1.1, whole genome shotgun sequence genome:
- the PRELP gene encoding prolargin, with amino-acid sequence MKLSFCLLLLLTLLLISEVNGQRRKLRPTGAKPPQLPTPPVPEPVEPTELPPPLPPGPRSVFPDCPRECFCPSNFPDALYCDSRNLRRVPLIPSRIQYLYLQNNFIDDLQEESFKNSTDLKWINLDNNRLKKVEKQILEKMKNLTFLYLERNQLKEVPSFLPSGLEQLRLSRNQISKIPAGVFSKLDQLILLDLHHNKLSDGVFNKNTFNGLKSLMQLNLAHNLLRKMPSGVPSSIHQFFLDRNNIEDIPNDYFKEFPNLSFLRLNFNQLSDKGLPKNAFNISNLLVLHLAHNKLSHVPFIHAKLEHLYLNDNAIEKINGTEICPSPFLSYEVFTNEPEKAPSLRYLRLDGNQLKPPIPLDVMLCFRLLHAVII; translated from the exons ATGAAGTTGTCCTTTTGCTTGTTGCTTCTTCTCACCTTACTTCTGATCTCTGAGGTAAATGGGCAGCGGCGTAAACTTCGTCCCACTGGTGCTAAGCCCCCGCAGTTGCCCACCCCACCTGTTCCAGAGCCAGTGGAACCAACTGAATTGCCTCCTCCCCTTCCACCTGGCCCTCGATCTGTCTTTCCAGACTGTCCTAGGGAATGCTTCTGCCCCTCAAACTTCCCTGACGCTTTGTACTGTGATAGTCGAAACCTGAGGAGGGTTCCCTTAATCCCTTCTCGCATCCAATACCTTTACCTACAGAACAACTTCATTGATGACCTTCAGGAGGAGTCTTTTAAAAATTCCACAGACTTGAAATGGATCAACTTGGACAACAATCGTTTAAAGAAGGTGGAAAAGCAAATCCTGGAGAAGATGAAGAATCTCACCTTTTTGTACTTAGAGAGGAACCAGTTGAAGGAGGTGCCATCTTTTCTTCCTTCTGGCCTGGAGCAACTGCGTTTGAGCAGGAACCAAATTTCCAAGATTCCTGCTGGTGTTTTCAGTAAACTGGATCAACTTATTCTGTTGGACCTACACCACAACAAGCTAAGTGATGGGGTCTTCAACAAGAACACCTTCAATGGACTGAAGAGCCTCATGCAGCTAAACCTAGCTCACAACCTACTCCGGAAGATGCCATCGGGTGTACCTAGCAGCATTCATCAATTCTTCCTAGACAGAAACAATATTGAGGATATTCCAAATGATTATTTCAAAGAATTCCCCAACCTAAGTTTCCTGAGGCTCAACTTCAATCAGCTGTCTGACAAAGGGCTGCCCAAAAATGCTTTCAATATCTCCAACTTGCTGGTGCTTCATCTGGCACACAACAAGCTCTCTCATGTTCCATTCATCCATGCCAAGCTAGAGCACCTCTATCTCAACGACAACGCGATTGAAA AGATCAATGGCACTGAGATTTGTCCATCACCTTTCTTGTCTTATGAAGTCTTTACCAACGAGCCAGAGAAAGCGCCCAGTCTGAGATACCTGCGTCTGGACGGCAACCAGCTGAAGCCCCCTATTCCTCTAGACGTGATGCTGTGTTTCAGGCTCCTGCATGCTGTCATCATTTAA